From Aristaeella lactis, the proteins below share one genomic window:
- a CDS encoding flavocytochrome c has translation MKKLLCLLLTFAMLLVSATAFAEAQPEESLFKPGSYTGEAQGIFVPVKVTVRVSETEIETVLIDATGETPELGGVAAEKMAMAIMMAQTPNVDTVSGATVTSNAIIAAATSALEQAGADIAVLDANRKDTKDDGPKEEKTIDTEIVIIGAGGAGMTAAIMLKQAGKDFVILEKMPYVGGNTTKATGGMNASETHYQKEQGIEDSNALFAADTMKGGHALNDSALVAMMANSSAGAIDWLDTIGAELPKISFSGGASVNRIHAPEDGSGVGAYLVDRFSAKLNELGVKVMLETAATELLADADGKITGVKAEGPDAIYTINTKAVILASGGFGANEEMYTTYRPDLKGTVTTNAPGATGDGIVMAQALGADLVDIEQIQLHPTVEQTTSILITESVRGDGAILVNQSGERFTNELLTRDAVSAAELAQEGSYAYIIFDQKLRDNLKAIEKYVKSGITVQADTIEGLAEQLAIAPATLAKTLADWNEIVKNQRDTQFGRTTGMKEDLTTPPYYAIRIAPGIHHTMGGVKINVAAEVINTEGAAIPGLFAAGEVCGGVHGGNRLGGNAVADIVIFGRIAAESAMAYIGE, from the coding sequence ATGAAAAAGCTGTTATGCCTTCTGCTTACGTTTGCTATGCTGCTGGTTTCCGCAACGGCATTTGCCGAGGCGCAGCCGGAAGAGTCCCTTTTTAAGCCCGGCAGTTATACCGGGGAAGCCCAGGGCATTTTTGTACCGGTGAAGGTGACGGTACGGGTAAGTGAGACCGAGATCGAGACCGTGCTGATCGACGCTACCGGCGAGACGCCTGAACTGGGCGGCGTTGCCGCGGAAAAGATGGCCATGGCGATCATGATGGCACAGACTCCGAACGTGGACACCGTGAGCGGCGCCACCGTGACCAGCAACGCGATCATCGCTGCAGCGACATCCGCCCTGGAGCAGGCCGGCGCGGACATTGCCGTGCTGGACGCAAACCGGAAGGACACGAAAGACGACGGACCCAAGGAAGAAAAAACGATTGACACGGAAATCGTGATCATCGGCGCCGGCGGCGCGGGTATGACCGCGGCCATCATGCTGAAACAGGCCGGAAAGGATTTTGTGATCCTGGAGAAGATGCCTTATGTGGGCGGCAACACCACCAAGGCCACCGGCGGTATGAACGCATCCGAAACCCATTACCAGAAGGAACAGGGGATTGAGGATTCCAACGCGCTGTTTGCGGCCGATACGATGAAGGGCGGCCACGCGCTGAACGATTCCGCCCTGGTGGCGATGATGGCCAACAGCTCGGCGGGAGCCATTGACTGGCTGGACACCATCGGCGCGGAACTGCCGAAGATCTCCTTCTCCGGCGGTGCTTCCGTGAACCGTATTCACGCGCCGGAGGACGGCTCCGGCGTCGGAGCGTACCTGGTGGACCGTTTCTCCGCCAAGCTGAATGAGCTGGGCGTGAAAGTGATGCTGGAAACCGCGGCAACCGAACTGCTGGCAGACGCGGACGGAAAGATTACCGGCGTAAAGGCGGAGGGTCCGGACGCAATCTATACGATTAACACGAAGGCCGTGATCCTGGCCAGCGGCGGATTCGGCGCAAACGAGGAAATGTATACCACTTACCGGCCTGACCTGAAGGGGACGGTAACCACCAACGCGCCCGGCGCAACCGGTGACGGCATCGTGATGGCGCAGGCACTGGGTGCTGACCTGGTGGATATTGAACAGATTCAGCTGCATCCCACCGTGGAACAGACGACCTCCATCCTGATTACCGAATCTGTCCGCGGAGACGGCGCTATCCTGGTGAATCAGAGCGGCGAGCGTTTCACCAACGAACTGTTGACCCGCGACGCGGTTTCCGCAGCGGAACTGGCGCAGGAAGGCAGCTATGCCTATATCATCTTCGACCAGAAGCTGAGGGATAACCTGAAGGCCATTGAAAAATATGTGAAGAGCGGCATTACCGTCCAGGCAGACACGATTGAGGGACTGGCGGAGCAGCTGGCCATTGCTCCGGCCACACTGGCAAAGACACTGGCAGACTGGAACGAAATCGTGAAGAACCAGCGGGATACCCAGTTCGGCCGGACCACAGGCATGAAGGAAGACCTGACCACCCCGCCGTATTATGCCATCAGGATCGCTCCCGGTATCCACCACACCATGGGCGGCGTGAAGATCAACGTGGCAGCGGAAGTTATCAATACCGAAGGCGCGGCTATTCCCGGCCTGTTCGCGGCCGGCGAAGTCTGCGGCGGTGTTCACGGCGGAAACCGCCTTGGCGGAAACGCGGTGGCTGACATCGTGATCTTCGGAAGAATCGCTGCTGAGAGCGCGATGGCGTATATCGGAGAATAA
- a CDS encoding ABC transporter substrate-binding protein, producing the protein MKKALALVLTLVMVFSMISLASAEEKTSFKIGICNFVDDASLNQIIANIRERLGEIGQEKGVTFEIVEDNCNLDTSVMQQIIANFIADEVDLMVGVATPVAIGMQGMTTDNGIPVVFAAVSDPVGAELVESLEKPGANITGTSDYLDTAAVLNLIFAANPDAKKVGLLYNPSEDASTAPVAAAKEILTEKGVEVKEYTGANVTEVMQAAEAIVSDGMDAVFTPTDNTIMKAELSIYETLAEAKIPHYTGADSFALNGAFLGYGVDYANLGRVTGDMIAAILVDGADPAVTPVQTFDNGTATVNTETCAAIGFDFEAIKEAFGPYCTKVQEITTAEAFE; encoded by the coding sequence ATGAAAAAGGCACTGGCACTGGTACTGACCCTGGTTATGGTATTCTCCATGATTTCCCTGGCTTCCGCGGAGGAAAAGACAAGCTTCAAAATCGGCATCTGCAACTTTGTGGACGACGCGAGCCTGAACCAGATCATCGCGAACATCCGGGAACGGCTGGGCGAGATCGGGCAGGAAAAGGGAGTTACCTTTGAAATCGTCGAAGACAACTGCAACCTGGACACCAGCGTGATGCAGCAGATTATTGCCAACTTCATCGCCGATGAAGTGGACCTGATGGTGGGCGTTGCGACGCCTGTGGCGATCGGTATGCAGGGTATGACCACGGATAACGGAATTCCGGTGGTTTTCGCTGCCGTGTCTGATCCGGTGGGAGCCGAACTGGTGGAAAGCCTGGAAAAGCCCGGCGCCAACATCACCGGCACCTCTGACTACCTGGACACCGCCGCAGTACTGAACCTGATCTTCGCCGCCAATCCGGATGCAAAGAAGGTCGGCCTGCTTTACAATCCCTCTGAGGACGCTTCCACGGCTCCCGTTGCCGCGGCAAAGGAAATCCTGACTGAAAAGGGCGTTGAAGTGAAGGAATACACCGGCGCCAACGTGACTGAGGTTATGCAGGCAGCTGAAGCCATCGTGAGCGATGGCATGGATGCCGTCTTTACCCCCACGGACAACACGATCATGAAAGCCGAGCTTTCCATTTATGAGACCCTGGCTGAAGCGAAGATTCCGCACTATACCGGCGCTGACTCTTTCGCCCTGAACGGCGCCTTCCTGGGCTACGGCGTGGACTATGCCAACCTGGGCCGCGTTACTGGCGATATGATTGCCGCGATCCTGGTGGACGGTGCGGATCCTGCCGTGACTCCCGTACAGACCTTCGACAACGGCACTGCCACTGTAAACACCGAAACCTGTGCTGCGATCGGCTTCGACTTTGAAGCGATCAAGGAAGCCTTCGGACCTTACTGCACCAAGGTGCAGGAAATCACCACGGCGGAAGCCTTTGAGTGA
- a CDS encoding ABC transporter permease has product MTFDKILALGQTAMELGLINSLTVLSLFLSYSMLNVCDLSTDGCYTLGAAVGALVAIAGYPWLSLPAAMLVGMISGFVTATLQTRMGVQSLLAGIVVNTALYSVNMALTGNKATLAMNKTTTIFSMAKNLLKGTPLAGQSTLIVMLIVVALVVLLLCFFLKTKLGLAIRATGSNADMVRSSSINPTFTTTVGLCVSNAFTGLSGCLMAQQAKSFDINMGSGMVTVALASLLIGGVFIAKHKPIPLRAVGAVLGAVLFRIVYALALRFNMPAFMLKAVSSIIVVLAISGPYLRQQLPLMIRRWKASREGRNA; this is encoded by the coding sequence ATGACATTTGACAAGATTCTTGCATTAGGCCAGACGGCCATGGAACTGGGCCTGATCAACTCCCTGACGGTGCTGAGCCTGTTCCTGAGCTATTCCATGCTGAACGTGTGCGACCTGTCCACGGACGGGTGCTATACCCTGGGCGCTGCAGTGGGGGCGCTGGTGGCAATTGCGGGCTATCCCTGGCTTTCGCTGCCGGCGGCCATGCTGGTAGGGATGATCTCCGGCTTTGTGACAGCGACCCTGCAGACCCGGATGGGTGTGCAGAGCCTGCTGGCGGGCATTGTGGTGAACACCGCCCTGTATTCCGTGAATATGGCGCTGACCGGCAACAAGGCGACTTTGGCCATGAACAAGACCACTACGATTTTCTCCATGGCGAAGAACCTGCTGAAGGGAACACCCCTGGCGGGACAGAGCACGCTGATTGTGATGCTGATCGTTGTGGCACTGGTGGTGCTGCTCCTTTGTTTCTTCCTGAAGACGAAACTGGGCCTGGCGATCCGGGCAACGGGCAGCAATGCGGACATGGTGAGATCTTCTTCCATCAATCCCACTTTTACGACCACTGTGGGCTTGTGCGTTTCCAACGCGTTTACGGGGTTAAGCGGCTGCCTGATGGCACAGCAGGCCAAGAGCTTTGATATCAACATGGGCTCCGGTATGGTGACGGTGGCCCTGGCCAGCCTGCTGATCGGCGGAGTGTTCATAGCGAAGCATAAGCCGATTCCGCTGCGGGCAGTCGGTGCGGTGCTGGGTGCGGTCCTCTTCCGGATCGTATACGCCCTGGCCCTTCGGTTCAACATGCCTGCCTTTATGCTGAAAGCGGTTTCCTCCATTATCGTGGTACTTGCGATCTCCGGTCCCTATCTGCGGCAGCAGCTTCCGCTGATGATCCGCCGGTGGAAGGCTTCCCGGGAAGGGAGGAATGCCTGA
- a CDS encoding ABC transporter ATP-binding protein, with protein MLELKNVCKTFHAGTPDEKKALIDVSLKIEDGDFVSIIGANGAGKSTLFNAICGSFVLDSGSIYLGGKNVTMVPEHKRARQIGRLFQDPMRGSAPDMSIEENLALAAGNGGWLSRVSAADKKAFRDRLSLLGMGLEDRMRQPVGLLSGGQRQALTLLMATYHVPKVLLLDEHTAALDPGTAEKVLALTRSIVEENHITCLMITHNMQSALDLGNRTLMMDRGRVIYDVTGEERASLTIADLTDKFRQLSGRALDNDRMLLGIEK; from the coding sequence ATGCTGGAACTGAAGAATGTATGCAAAACTTTCCATGCCGGAACACCGGATGAAAAGAAGGCACTGATTGACGTTTCCCTGAAGATTGAAGACGGCGACTTTGTCAGCATTATCGGCGCGAACGGAGCCGGAAAATCCACCCTGTTCAATGCCATCTGCGGCAGTTTTGTGCTGGACTCCGGATCCATTTACCTGGGCGGGAAGAACGTGACCATGGTGCCGGAACACAAGCGGGCAAGGCAGATCGGCCGCCTGTTCCAGGATCCCATGCGGGGCAGCGCACCGGATATGAGCATTGAGGAAAACCTGGCGCTGGCAGCCGGAAACGGCGGCTGGCTTTCCCGGGTTTCCGCGGCGGACAAGAAAGCATTCCGGGACCGGCTGAGCCTGCTGGGCATGGGCCTGGAGGATCGTATGCGCCAGCCTGTGGGACTGCTGTCCGGCGGACAGCGCCAGGCGCTGACCCTGCTGATGGCAACCTATCACGTGCCGAAAGTGCTGCTGCTGGATGAGCATACGGCAGCCCTGGATCCCGGTACGGCGGAAAAGGTGCTGGCACTGACCCGGAGCATTGTGGAAGAAAACCACATCACCTGCCTGATGATCACCCATAATATGCAGTCCGCCCTGGACCTGGGCAACCGGACCCTGATGATGGACCGGGGCAGGGTGATCTATGACGTGACCGGCGAGGAACGGGCCAGCCTGACGATAGCAGACCTGACAGACAAGTTCCGCCAGCTGAGCGGCCGGGCACTGGACAATGACCGGATGCTGCTGGGAATCGAAAAGTGA
- a CDS encoding class I SAM-dependent methyltransferase: MNYETLDEALRSFDAESLQSLILSNPVPSKTKYRKIRAERNGDAFFVSSFTVTQVFHETVPAEKILDYCLDTARETYRQLNLWLSDGRVVEILLSKKGKAHVSVRADQPSVLDRTKALPNRQKNHILQEGMIVPPLVDMGVLTPEGKIIRSRYDKFKQINRFLEIIDDEYKDYVSDKPLRVIDFGCGKAYLTFVLYYYFTEIRHLAVDMTGLDLKTDVIEKCNLAARKYGYTGLRFEIGDIADYSPDDDIDMVITLHACDTATDYALYNAVTWNAKKIFSVPCCQHEINKTIISQHLNVLTRYGIIKERFSALLTDALRADILECCGYETQVLEFIDLEHTPKNIMLRAVKRPGGEKAAEARRQKMLPEIEAALQEFRIEPTLYKLLLKDSASGK; the protein is encoded by the coding sequence ATGAATTACGAAACCCTTGATGAGGCCCTGCGCTCTTTTGACGCGGAATCGCTGCAGTCCCTCATTCTCAGCAACCCCGTCCCTTCCAAAACAAAATACAGGAAGATCCGTGCCGAAAGAAACGGTGACGCCTTCTTTGTTTCCTCCTTTACAGTCACCCAGGTTTTCCACGAGACAGTTCCCGCGGAGAAGATCCTGGACTACTGTCTGGACACGGCAAGGGAAACCTACCGCCAGCTGAATCTGTGGCTTTCTGACGGGCGGGTTGTTGAAATCCTGCTGTCCAAAAAAGGAAAAGCCCACGTCAGTGTCCGGGCAGATCAGCCTTCTGTTCTGGACCGGACGAAAGCCCTTCCCAACCGGCAAAAGAACCACATCCTGCAGGAAGGCATGATTGTTCCCCCGCTGGTGGATATGGGCGTACTGACGCCGGAAGGAAAGATCATCCGCTCCCGGTATGATAAATTCAAACAGATCAACCGGTTCCTGGAGATCATTGATGATGAATATAAGGACTATGTTTCCGACAAGCCCCTCCGCGTGATCGACTTCGGCTGCGGAAAGGCCTATCTGACCTTTGTCCTGTATTACTATTTCACCGAGATCCGGCACCTGGCAGTAGATATGACCGGTCTTGACCTGAAGACGGATGTCATTGAAAAGTGCAACCTCGCCGCGCGGAAATACGGCTATACCGGGCTCCGTTTTGAGATTGGCGACATCGCCGACTATTCCCCGGATGACGATATCGATATGGTCATCACCCTGCATGCCTGCGACACCGCCACCGATTATGCCCTGTACAACGCTGTCACCTGGAACGCGAAAAAGATTTTCTCCGTTCCCTGCTGCCAGCATGAGATCAACAAAACCATCATCTCGCAGCACCTGAACGTTCTCACCCGCTACGGCATCATTAAGGAGCGCTTCTCCGCCCTCCTGACCGATGCCCTCCGGGCGGACATTCTGGAATGCTGCGGTTATGAAACCCAGGTCCTGGAGTTTATCGACCTGGAGCACACTCCCAAGAACATCATGCTCCGCGCCGTGAAGCGTCCCGGCGGTGAAAAGGCTGCTGAAGCCCGCAGGCAGAAAATGCTGCCTGAGATCGAGGCAGCCCTGCAGGAGTTCCGGATCGAACCAACCCTCTATAAACTCCTACTGAAAGACAGTGCTTCCGGCAAATAA